From the Quercus lobata isolate SW786 chromosome 6, ValleyOak3.0 Primary Assembly, whole genome shotgun sequence genome, one window contains:
- the LOC115994383 gene encoding mannan endo-1,4-beta-mannosidase 7: protein MKHLAFAILLSILIHHQCFHIHVEAGGGFIRTRGVHFLLNGNPYYANGFNAYWLMYMASDPSQRSKVSAVFNEASRHGLTVARTWAFNDGGYRALQYSPGSYNEQAFKGLDFVIAEARRYGIKLILSLANNYDSFGGKKQYVNWARNQGQYLTSDDDFFRNPVVKGYYKNHIKTVLNRYNSFTGIHYKDDPTIMAWELINEPRCTSDPSGRTIQAWIMEMASHVKSIDRNHLLEAGLEGFYGHSTPQRKGLNPSLEIGTDFIANNRIPGIDFATVHTYPDQWLSSSNDQYQLSFLNNWLNAHIQDAQYILRKPILLTEFGKSTKDPGFSTHQRDLLFNTVYYKIYSSAKRGGAAAGGLFWQLLTEGMDSFHDGYEIVLSQSPSTANVIAQQSHKLNQIRKIFARMRNMERWKRARAIRRAQWLARNGGKQIGN, encoded by the exons ATGAAGCATCTAGCTTTTGCTATTCTATTGTCCATTTTGATCCACCATCAGTGCTTTCACATTCATGTTGAAGCAGGAGGTGGTTTCATCAGAACCAGAGGAGTGCATTTTCTGCTGAATGGAAACCCTTACTATGCCAATGGCTTTAATGCTTACTGGTTGATGTATATGGCTTCTGACCCATCTCAAAGATCCAAAGTTTCTGCTGTTTTTAATGAAGCCTCAAGGCATGGTCTAACTGTGGCTAGAACTTGGGCTTTCAATGATGGTGGTTACAGAGCTCTACAGTACTCTCCTGGCTCCTACAATGAGCAAGCGTTTAAG GGCTTGGATTTTGTTATAGCTGAGGCCAGGAGGTATGGTATCAAGCTCATACTGAGCTTGGCTAACAACTATGACAGCTTTGGAGGTAAAAAACAGTATGTGAATTGGGCTAGAAATCAGGGACAGTACCTGACCTCTGATGATGACTTCTTTAGGAATCCTGTTGTTAAGGGTTACTACAAGAACCATATTAAG ACTGTTCTAAACAGGTATAACAGCTTTACTGGAATTCATTACAAAGATGACCCAACAATAATGGCCTGGGAGCTTATCAACGAGCCTAGGTGCACATCAGATCCTTCAGGGAGGACCATTCAG GCTTGGATAATGGAAATGGCTTCCCATGTAAAGTCCATAGACAGAAATCACTTGCTGGAAGCTGGTTTAGAAGGATTTTATGGGCACTCGACGCCTCAGAGGAAGGGACTCAATCCTAGTCTTGAAATAGGAACAGATTTCATTGCAAATAACCGGATCCCTGGCATTGATTTTGCAACAGTCCACACATATCCTGATCAATG GTTGTCCAGCTCAAATGACCAATACCAGCTTTCTTTCTTGAACAATTGGCTAAATGCTCACATCCAAGATGCACAGTACATTCTTCGTAAACCAATCCTTCTTACAGAATTTGGGAAATCCACAAAAGACCCTGGTTTCAGCACCCACCAAAGAGACCTCTTGTTCAATACCGTGTACTACAAGATATACTCATCAGCTAAAAGAGGAGGTGCAGCTGCTGGAGGCCTGTTCTGGCAACTTCTAACTGAAGGCATGGACTCGTTCCATGATGGGTATGAGATAGTTCTGAGCCAAAGCCCCTCAACTGCAAATGTTATTGCCCAACAGTCTCACAAGCTTAATCAGATTAGGAAGATTTTTGCAAGAATGAGAAATATGGAGAGGTGGAAGAGGGCAAGGGCTATCAGAAGGGCTCAATGGTTGGCTAGAAACGGAGGCAAGCAGATTGGAAACTAA